The following DNA comes from Sphingopyxis sp. BSN-002.
GCCCTTTCAACCCGTCACCCAAGGCGTCGAGCCCGCCGGTGCCGATCTGTGCCGCAACCCATTCGATCGTATGCGGGCCGACCTCGACAGCGTGGTAGAGTGGCCCGGCGCCCTGACGTTCGGCGACCGCCGCCGCGTCATGCGCCAACGCCTCGCCCAGTTCCGGCGACCCGGCGAAGCCATGATCCTCGCCGAGCGCAACGAACTGCGCTTGCTCCAAAGCGGTGCGGAGCCGCTCGCCGCCGGGTCCTGACAGGCCTTCGGGCGAAAAGCCGACGGGCAGAATCTCGACCGACTCGAGCGGAGGAGAGGGGGGCGTCGGTTCCGCCGCCATGGCAGCTTGAGAAAACAGGGCAGCGGCGGCGAAGGCCGCGATCAGCTTGTGCGACATGCATCCTCCCTCGGTTTCCGGCTTGCTGTATTATTATTGCAATACAGTCAAGCGTGAATGTGAGAATCTGCTAGTCTTGCCAGGGGCCGATCTCGCCCACGTCGCCGATCGCGCGATAGCGCACCGCGCCGTCGACCCATGCGACCTCCCACATCGGCGCGGGGCGCGCCCATTCGCCGATAACGAACAGCGGCATCTTGTTCGCCGCGACGAAGGCAAGGTCGTCGGCGGTCGGGCCGGGCACGGTGGTGAGCGACCTCTGGTGCAGGCGGACGATCGCAAGCGTCCCTGCCGGCGGCGCGGGCAGCGACTGGCGCGTCGGGAAGCCGATGCTCGCCGCGATCGCCGGATAGCCCTTGCCATCGCGCGCGATGAGCAACACCTTGTCGGCATCGGGATAGGGGCCGCCGACCGGGCGCCCGGCGACCTTTCGCCCGGCCAGCGCGGCGAACTCGCGAACGTCGGTGTCGGCGATGACGGGTGCTGCCGCCTCGACCGGTGCCGTAACCGGCGCGGCGACGGGATCGGCTGCGAGCGCCGCCGCAAGCAACAGGGCGGCGATCAATGCGCTTCGCCCCAGCTCTTGCCGATGCCGATTTCGACTTCGAGCGGGACTGACAGCGTCAGCACCGGCTCGGCGGCGCCCGACATGACGCGGCGGATCACCTCGCCGGCGGCTTCGGCCTTGCCCTCCGGCGCTTCGAAAACGAGTTCGTCGTGGACCTGCAGCAGCATCTTGACGTCGGACAGGCCGGCTTCCTCCAGCGCTTTCGGCATCCGCGCCATCGCGCGCTTGATCAGGTCGGCGCTGGTGCCCTGGATCGGCGCGTTGATCGCGGCGCGTTCGCTGCCCGCGCGCTCGTTCTGGCTCGCGGCTTTCAGGCGCGGGAACCAGGTTTTACGGCCGAACAGCGTCTCGGTGTATCCCTTCGCGCGCGCGCTATCGAGCGTGTCGGTGATATAGTCCGAGATGCCGGGGAAGCGCTCGAAATAGCGGGCGATCAGCGCCTGCGCCTCGTCGGGCGTGACCTCGAGCCGGCCCGCGAGGCCCCAGCGCGAAATGCCATAGAGGATTGAGAAATTGACCGTCTTCGCCTTGCCGCGCGTGTCGCGGTTGACCTCGCCGAACAGTTCGATCGCGGTCGCGCTGTGGATGTCCTGCCCCTGCGCGAAGGCCTCCTTGAGCTCGGGGACGTCGGCCATGTGCGCGGCGAGGCGCAGCTCGATCTGGCTATAGTCGGCAGCGATCAGCACATGGCCCGGCGCCGCAATAAACGCGTCGCGAATCTGGCGGCCGGTCTCGGTGCGGATCGGGATGTTCTGCAGGTTGGGGTCGGTCGACGACAGGCGTCCGGTTTGCGCGCCGACGAGGCTGTAGCTCGTGTGGACGCGGCCGGTCTTCGCGTTGATCTGTTGCTGCAGCGCGTCAGTATAGGTCGACTTGAGTTTCGCGAGCTGGCGCCACTCGAGGATCTTGCGCGCGATCGGCACGCCGTCGCGTTCGAGGCGTTCGAGTTCGCTCTGGTCGGTTGACCAGTCGCCTGACTTGCCTTTGCGCCCGCCTTTGAGACCGAGCTTGTCGAACAGGATTTCGCCAAGCTGCTTGGGGCTGCCGATCGCGAAGGGCTGGCCCGCGAGGGTGTGGATTTCGCCTTCCATGCGGAGCATTTCGCTCGCGAAATCCGCAGACAGTTTGGCGAGATATTCGCGGTTCACCATGATGCCCGCGCGTTCCATCGTCTCGACGATCGCGGCGAGCGGGCGGTCGACCATTTCATAGACGCGCGTGCCGCCCTCGATGGGTAGGCGGAGCTTGAGCAGCTTCCACAGCCGCCATGCGACCTCGGCATCCTCGGCGGCATATTCGGTCGCGCGGTCGAGCTGCACTTCGGCGAAACTGATCTGCGACTTGCCGGTGCCGCAGACGTCCTTGAACGAGAGGCAGACATGATCGAGATGCAGCTTCGACAGTTCGTCGAGCCCGTGCTGATGCTTGCCTGCGTCGAGCGCGAAGCTCATCACCAGCGTGTCGTCATAGGGCGCGATGGTGACGCCGTGCTGCGCAAGGACGCCGATGTCATATTTCAGGTTATGCCCGACCTTCAGCACCGCTTCGTCGGCGAAGAGCGCGTGGAGGCGTCCGATCGCATCGTTCATCGGAATCTGGTCGGGCTTTTCGGCGAACATGTCGGTGCCGCCATGGCCGAGCGGGATGTAGCAGGCCTTGCCGGGACCGGTCGACAGGCTGACCCCGACGAGCTCGCCGGTGACGCTGTCGAGCGTTGCGGTTTCGGTGTCGACCGCGACGACATGCGCCGCGCGAGCTTCGGCAATCCAGCGGTCGAGGGCCTCGATCGTCGTGACGGTCTCGT
Coding sequences within:
- the polA gene encoding DNA polymerase I, producing MSEKNHLYLVDGSSYIFRAYHRLPPLTNPNGVPVGAVYGYTTMLWKLAKDLHDADGPTHLAVILDHSSHSFRNDIYDQYKANRPEPPEDLRPQFPLIRDATRAFSLPCIEMEGFEADDLIASYAEAAVREGWDVTIVSSDKDLMQLIREPADGSPHVDMLDTMKNVRLGFEAVNEKFGVTPDLVGDVLALMGDSVDNVPGVRGVGPKTATKLIQEYGNLTAALDGAETMKASKLRDNLIEHRAMAELSRILVDLKRDVALPDALDTLKLGAIPPLPLKAFLDEHGFRSLSAKLDTGATPSGPPTLPRASAPAPAAPSAPSTPTLPAWPAIDRSLYETVTTIEALDRWIAEARAAHVVAVDTETATLDSVTGELVGVSLSTGPGKACYIPLGHGGTDMFAEKPDQIPMNDAIGRLHALFADEAVLKVGHNLKYDIGVLAQHGVTIAPYDDTLVMSFALDAGKHQHGLDELSKLHLDHVCLSFKDVCGTGKSQISFAEVQLDRATEYAAEDAEVAWRLWKLLKLRLPIEGGTRVYEMVDRPLAAIVETMERAGIMVNREYLAKLSADFASEMLRMEGEIHTLAGQPFAIGSPKQLGEILFDKLGLKGGRKGKSGDWSTDQSELERLERDGVPIARKILEWRQLAKLKSTYTDALQQQINAKTGRVHTSYSLVGAQTGRLSSTDPNLQNIPIRTETGRQIRDAFIAAPGHVLIAADYSQIELRLAAHMADVPELKEAFAQGQDIHSATAIELFGEVNRDTRGKAKTVNFSILYGISRWGLAGRLEVTPDEAQALIARYFERFPGISDYITDTLDSARAKGYTETLFGRKTWFPRLKAASQNERAGSERAAINAPIQGTSADLIKRAMARMPKALEEAGLSDVKMLLQVHDELVFEAPEGKAEAAGEVIRRVMSGAAEPVLTLSVPLEVEIGIGKSWGEAH